A window of the Oryza brachyantha chromosome 5, ObraRS2, whole genome shotgun sequence genome harbors these coding sequences:
- the LOC102712818 gene encoding delta-1-pyrroline-5-carboxylate dehydrogenase 12A1, mitochondrial, whose protein sequence is MSLILSQRRLAAAVRRSGPIALASRCLHSPPFATVSPEEISGSSPAEVQNFVQGSWTASGNWNWLVDPLNGEKFIKVAEVQEAEIKPFVKSLSNCPKHGLHNPLRAPERYLMYGDISAKAANMLAQPVVSDFFAKLIQRVSPKSYQQALAEVQVTQKFLENFCGDQVRFLARSFAVPGNHLGQSSNGYRWPYGPVAIITPFNFPLEIPLLQLMGALYMGNKPVLKVDSKVSIVMEQMLRLLHACGMPAEDVDFINSDGITMNKLLLEANPKMTLFTGSLRVAEKLAADLKGKIKLEDAGFDWKILGPDVQEVDYIAWVCDQDAYACSGQKCSAQSILFMHKNWSSSGLLDKMKNLSGRRKLEDLTIGPVLTVTTSSMIEHMKNLLKIPGSKVLFGGEPLENHSIPEIYGAFKPTAVFVPLSEILKSGNFELVTREIFGPFQVVTEYSDDQLELVLEACERMNAHLTAAVVSNNPLFLQEVLGRSVNGTTYAGIRARTTGAPQNHWFGPAGDPRGAGIGTPEAIKLVWSCHREIIYDIGPLPKNWALPSAT, encoded by the exons GTGTTTGCACTCGCCGCCATTTGCGACAGTGTCACCTGAGGAGATTTCGGGTTCGAGCCCCGCGGAAGTGCAGAATTTTG TGCAGGGTAGTTGGACAGCGTCCGGTAACTGGAATTGGTTAGTTGATCCTCTAAATGGTGAAAAGTTTATCAAAGTTGCTGAGGTTCAGGAAGCAGAAATAAAG CCATTCGTAAAGAGTTTATCTAATTGCCCAAAGCATGGACTTCACAACCCACTTAGAGCTCCAGAGAG GTATCTCATGTATGGAGATATATCTGCAAAAGCTGCAAACATGCTTGCTCAACCTGTG GTTTCAGATTTCTTTGCTAAACTTATTCAAAGAGTATCTCCAAAGAGTTATCAGCAAGCTCTTGCAGAAGTTCAAGTcacacaaaaatttttggagaaCTTTTGTGGAGATCAG GTACGCTTTCTGGCTCGATCATTTGCTGTACCTGGTAATCATCTTGGACAAAGCAGCAATGGTTACCGTTGGCCATATGGTCCG GTTGCAATAATCACACCGTTCAATTTCCCTCTGGAGATTCCCTTACTGCAATTAATGGGGGCTCTGTATATGGGAAATAAACCTGTCCTCAAAGTTGATAGCAAAGTTAGCATTGTGATGGAACAGATGCTCAGGTTGCTACACGCATGTGGGATGCCAGCAGAGGATGTGGACTTCATAAATTCTGATGGTATCACGATGAACAAACTGCTGTTAGAG GCAAATCCAAAAATGACCCTCTTCACTGGGAGCTTACGTGTAGCAGAGAAGTTGGCTGCTGATTTGAAAGGCAAAATCAAATTGGAAGATGCTGGTTTTGATTGGAAAATTCTTGGTCCAGATGTTCAAGAG GTTGATTACATTGCATGGGTTTGTGACCAGGATGCATATGCTTGCAGTGGTCAGAAGTGCTCTGCTCAGTCTATTCTATTCATGCATAAG AATTGGTCTTCCAGTGGGCTGcttgataaaatgaaaaatcttTCTGGAAGAAGGAAGCTTGAAGACTTGACCATTGGCCCAGTCCTTACT GTTACGACGTCAAGCATGATAGAGCATATGAAAAATCTTCTCAAAATACCAGGATCAAAGGTTCTGTTTGGTGGTGAACCTCTTGAGAACCACTCTATCCCAGAAATATACGGTGCCTTCAAACCAACTGCTGTGTTTGTTCCTCTATCAGAAATCCTTAAAAGTGGGAACTTTGAGCTTGTGACAAGGGAGATCTTTGGTCCTTTCCAG GTGGTTACAGAATACTCTGATGATCAGCTTGAATTAGTATTGGAGGCCTGTGAAAGGATGAATGCTCATCTGACAGCTGCAGTTGTTTCAAACAACCCTTTATTCCTGCAG GAAGTACTTGGGAGATCAGTTAACGGGACGACATACGCTGGCATTCGAGCAAGGACTACTGGTGCTCCACAGAACCACTG GTTTGGACCTGCTGGTGATCCAAGAGGTGCTGGGATCGGAACTCCAGAAGCCATTAAACTCGTTTGGTCTTGCCACAGGGAGATCATATATGACATTGGGCCCTTACCTAAGAACTGGGCCTTACCTTCCGCTACATAA